One window of the Ureibacillus sp. FSL W7-1570 genome contains the following:
- the fabI gene encoding enoyl-ACP reductase FabI, producing MDVLNLKDKNIVVMGVANERSIAWGAAEKLLEVGANVIFTYRKDRSKAKIEKLLESHKDKKNAVIQCDVNSDESIQNAFQQIGEQFGVIHGIVHSVAFAHAEDLKNRFVETTREGFAFALDTSAYSLIAVTRAARPYMTEGASIVTMSYLGAERVLEGYNVMGVAKAALEASVRYLAADLGKEGIRVNAISAGAIRTLAAKGVPSFNEALHRYEEVSPLKRNTNKEEVGDMTVVMLSDISRGITGETIYVDSGYHIMG from the coding sequence ATGGATGTATTAAATTTAAAAGATAAAAACATTGTAGTCATGGGCGTTGCCAATGAAAGAAGCATCGCTTGGGGAGCGGCGGAAAAACTTTTGGAAGTTGGAGCAAACGTCATTTTCACTTATCGGAAAGATCGCTCAAAAGCAAAAATAGAAAAACTTTTAGAAAGTCACAAAGACAAAAAAAATGCCGTTATTCAATGTGACGTGAACAGCGATGAATCCATCCAGAATGCGTTCCAACAAATCGGCGAACAATTTGGAGTGATTCATGGCATTGTGCATTCTGTTGCCTTTGCCCATGCGGAAGACTTGAAAAACCGCTTCGTTGAAACAACACGTGAAGGATTCGCTTTTGCGCTGGATACTAGCGCTTATTCATTAATTGCGGTCACAAGAGCGGCCCGTCCATATATGACGGAAGGCGCATCCATTGTCACGATGTCCTATTTGGGGGCAGAACGGGTTCTTGAAGGTTACAACGTGATGGGTGTGGCAAAAGCGGCTTTGGAAGCATCCGTCCGCTATTTGGCTGCTGATTTGGGCAAAGAAGGGATCCGCGTCAATGCGATTTCAGCCGGTGCAATCCGCACACTTGCGGCAAAAGGGGTTCCTAGCTTCAATGAAGCCCTTCATCGTTACGAAGAGGTTTCCCCGTTGAAACGCAATACAAACAAAGAAGAAGTCGGCGATATGACGGTCGTTATGCTCAGCGACATCTCCCGGGGCATCACCGGGGAAACGATTTATGTCGACTCCGGTTACCACATTATGGGGTAA